One region of Primulina tabacum isolate GXHZ01 chromosome 17, ASM2559414v2, whole genome shotgun sequence genomic DNA includes:
- the LOC142530698 gene encoding heavy metal-associated isoprenylated plant protein 2-like — translation MIQKTVLRADISCEKCKKKIIKAVSGLQGVDKVEVDGGKGILSVTGNADPYEIIVRSRKAAKFVEVVSVGPPPVPQKQEAQKKPEEKKAEGKKIDQSPAQVQFPLHYPAIRVVPMTRWEEPPPPNSQCSIL, via the exons ATGATACAAAAGACTGTGTTGAGGGCTGATATCTCATGTGAAAAATGCAAGAAGAAGATCATTAAGGCTGTTTCAGGCTTACAAG GAGTTGACAAAGTGGAAGTGGATGGAGGAAAGGGAATCTTGAGTGTGACCGGTAATGCAGATCCTTATGAAATAATAGTAAGATCAAGAAAGGCCGCTAAATTTGTTGAAGTGGTGAGTGTTGGGCCTCCTCCTGTCCCGCAGAAGCAAGAGGCCCAGAAGAAACCGGAGGAGAAAAAGGCCGAAGGAAAAAAAATCGATCAGAGCCCGGCCCAAGTTCAGTTCCCTCTCCACTACCCGGCTATTCGGGTCGTACCCATGACCCGATGGGAAGAACCACCACCACCCAACTCACAATGCTCCATCTTGTGA